Proteins encoded together in one Drosophila albomicans strain 15112-1751.03 chromosome 2R, ASM965048v2, whole genome shotgun sequence window:
- the LOC117574622 gene encoding uncharacterized protein LOC117574622 isoform X1 yields the protein MKSDEIIEKIRNKLKDSDPSKRTVVNTFQFNFTDTEGQLIKSMALDIYEGKAPDADGSVTIADEDFYLVGTKQTTFDKILEQEKAKVDGDTDAINKMLEKFRLAS from the exons ATGAAAAGCGATGAAATAATCGAGAAAATACGCAATAAACTAAAGGATTCGGATCCAAGCAAACGTACTGTAGTGAATACGTTTCAGTTTAATTTTACGGATACCGAGGGACAACTTATCAAGAGCATGG CTCTGGACATCTATGAGGGTAAAGCCCCCGATGCCGATGGAAGTGTTACTATAGCTGATGAAGATTTTTATTTGGTCGGCACCAAACAGACGACTTTCGATAAGATATTGGAACAGGAGAAGGCCAAGGTTGACGGCGACACTGACGCCATCAATAAGATGTTGGAGAAATTTCGTTTGGCTTCGTAA
- the LOC117574622 gene encoding uncharacterized protein LOC117574622 isoform X2 has translation MKSDEIIEKIRNKLKDSDPSKRTVVNTFQFNFTDTEGQLIKSMVFDFKALDIYEGKAPDADGSVTIADEDFYLVGTKQTTFDKILEQEKAKVDGDTDAINKMLEKFRLAS, from the exons ATGAAAAGCGATGAAATAATCGAGAAAATACGCAATAAACTAAAGGATTCGGATCCAAGCAAACGTACTGTAGTGAATACGTTTCAGTTTAATTTTACGGATACCGAGGGACAACTTATCAAGAGCATGG TCTTCGATTTCAAAGCTCTGGACATCTATGAGGGTAAAGCCCCCGATGCCGATGGAAGTGTTACTATAGCTGATGAAGATTTTTATTTGGTCGGCACCAAACAGACGACTTTCGATAAGATATTGGAACAGGAGAAGGCCAAGGTTGACGGCGACACTGACGCCATCAATAAGATGTTGGAGAAATTTCGTTTGGCTTCGTAA